The DNA segment CAGGAACCGAGCGTCGCCCGGCCCGGCCGGGGCGTCACCGGCTTCCTCCCCGATCAGGCGGGTGTACCCGGCATCGCAGGCTTCCGGCCGAGGGCGACGCCGGGTGGCGGCTGGCCGTCGACCACCTCCACATGCGCCCGACCCGGCTACGACGACATGTTCGTGGACGAGGTCCGCTTGGTCGTCGACGGGCACGGCACACACAAGGACGTGTACTCGCCGGAGGGCACGTTGGCCCGCGACGCCGGTCGGCTGTGCCCGTGCCGCGCGGGTGGGCCGGCGGGAAGCCGGGGTGGATACCGGCCCCAGGCCGCACAAGGAGTGAGGTGAAGGGGCGGATGGGGCAACAGGCTTTCCGCACAAGCTAGTTGACAACTGTTCGGTGCAGTCACAGGGGTGCTGATCAACGCTGGAACGCGGTGGAATGGAGGTACCGGGGAGGAAGGGGGCGCCTCGTGGAGCAGGCCTGTGGAGGAAACGAGCGCCGGTGCCCGGCACTCCGGCCCGCCGGACGAGCCGTGACATGCCCCGTCCCGTCCCGGATGACGACCACCTCCTGGGGGACCCGATGGCCTTTCCGCCACCGCCACCCGACCGGACGACGGCCCGTCCGCGCCGTCGAAGCCGACCGAACCGCCCGCGCCCTCGCACAGCGCACAGGCCCCACAGGATCCGCCCGCCCACGGTCCGCCGTGGCAGGGGCCGTCGTTCCAGGGCCCGGTGCGGCACGATCCACTGGCGGTCGCCCTCGGCAACGCGTCGCTCCTCGGCCCGGGCTATCTGCTGATGTGCCGCCCGGGACCGTTCTGGACCGCCGCGGTGATCACCTTCACGCTGGTCTGAACGGCGGTCGCGACCGCCGAGACCCGGAGCGAGGTACTGCTGCTGCTGTGGTGGACGGCGGTCGTGGCGCACGGGTGGCTGCTCGCCCGGCGTCGGCAGGGCGACCCGCGGACGGCACAGCGCCTGGTCGCTTTCGGCCTCACCGCCGCGGTGCTGCCCAGTCGGCCGCGGCGACCCGGGCGGGCTCCGCCAGCGGCAGAACCACCATGCTCATCCGGGCCACCGGCGATCCCTCCCCCTCACGGTGCCAGTAGAGGCCCGCACACACGGGGCACCGGGTCGGTCCGGAGGGCAGGTGGTCGTGCTGCCAACTGCCGAGCTCAGCCGTCCCGAACCAGGTGACCCGTTCCGCCAGAGCCAACTCCCCGGCGGAATCGAACCATTGCGGTCTCCGCATGCCGCAGCGATCGTGGATGTGGTCCGACCACCGTGACAGCAGTGCCTCCATGGCGTCGGTGTGCACGGCAGTGTCGTGTCCGGCCGCATCGTTGACCGATGTCGTGGCGCAGAGAATGGCAGAAGGGGCCGACAACGCCCCCGCCCGCAGCGCCGTCCGGCTCGCCGGCCAGTTCCTCGTGGGCCGGTCCGGCAGGCAGACGCAGCAGTGAAAGAGGCCACCCGCAGGCCTCAGCGCGGCTGACGCAGTCCGGTGAGGAGGAGGCCGACCAGCCGGCGTGCGTCATAGCGGGGATCGCTGTCCGCGCCGATGCAGAGGTTCCCGACGCCGCGCATGAGGGCATAGGCTTCCACATCGGTGCGGATCTCCCCGGACGCGGCCGCGGCGGCGAGGAGTTCGGCGCACACGGGCACGAGCCGGTCGAGGAAGTAGGAGTGCAGTGTCTCGAAGCCGGTGTTGTCGGACTGCAGGACACCGGCGAGTCCGTGCTTGGTGACCAGGAAGTCGACGAAGAGACTGATCCACTCCCGCAGCGCCGCGTACGGCGTCGCACTGCTCTCCAGCAGGGTCGGACCGGCCTCGGCGCAGGCCTCGACCTGGTGCCGGTAGACAGCGATGATGAGATCCGCCCGGGCCGGGAAGTGGCGGTAGATCGTGCCCACCCCGACACCGGCCTCGGCCGCGATGTCGCGCACCGGCGCGTCCACGCCCGACGTGACGAAGACGGTGGCCGCCGCGTCGAGCAGGGTCTTCTCGTTGCGCCGGGCGTCCGTCCGCTTGGGCCGGCCCGCGCGTACCGTGTTCCTGCCGCTGCCGTCGGTCTCGTGCACCGCGCCGCTCCCTCCACTGCCGGACCTGCCGCACGGGGCATGGGTCGTCGCCCTTGTTCCGGAGCGGAGTTCCGTTTGTTCCATGATGTCAGAACACGGTACCGGCGGCGACAGTCGGTCGGCGGATCCGAGGCCATGAGGGCCCGGAACGACCGTCCGGTCGACGTGACGGGTCGGTCGAATATGGCGCTTCAGGTGCCGCCGTTCACCGCCGGGCTGCACCCGGGCGCATTCGAGCCTTCGCCCTCTTCCGATGCCGGATTTCCCGGACACCGTCGGCAAGGGCAATCCGGGCGGCGCCCAGTACGGCGAGGACCGAGGAGAAGTCGCGCTGCCCTCCCTGTCACCGTGAGGTGCTCGACCGTATGAGCGCCCAGGCGATGTCCAGGGCCCCTTCACGCACCCGTCAGGACCATCGACCCGCCCCCGTGGTGCCGGTTCCTGACGGACGGCCGGCTGTGCGCGAAGTCTGGACAGCCGGCGAACGACGTGTTGTCACTCCGCCGCACAGTGAGTTTCCGACGTTGAAAGGATTCTGGTCGTCACGGCGTCGTGCCGGCGGGCGGACACGGGTGCCGTCACCATGAGCCGGACGCCGGACCGATGGTCTCGATTTTGCAACGTTATGCATCCGTGTCCGGGGCACTGGCAAGGCTACGAGCAGGGACGGGTGACGGGCGCCCGTACGCTGAGGAGACGCCGCCGCCGCGCCGTCCCGTCCACCGGTGCCCGGTCCTTCGCTGCCGGGCCCGCGGGCGTCCGGGCCCGGCAGGCCGACACGCCGGTACGCGGGCCGGCGGGAACGGCACGCCGGGGGGCGTGTGCGCGCCGGAGGTGCGCCTGCTGCCGGTGGTCCCCGCCTGCGCCTCGGTGATGCCGTTCCGGATGAAGGCGTACGACGAGGTCGTCGAGCGCGACACCGACTGGAGGAAGCACTCCCACCCGTTCCACGAGCTGCTGTGGAACGGGTCCGGCGCTTCGGCGACCGTCGTCGGCTCGAGGGTGTGGACGATCACCCCGTCGCTCGGACTGTGGATGCCCGCGGGCACGCTGCACTCGGGATCGGCGACCGCCGACACCTGGTTCCGGGCCACCTTCTTCGGTTTTCACACCACGCCCTCCCTCTCCGACACGCCGATGGTCGTCGAGATCACCCCGTTGCTGCGGCTGCTGCCGGAACGGCTGGGCGAGTCCGGCCTCTCCGTCATGTCGCGGGAGGTCACCGAAGCCATGGTGCTCGACGTGCTGAGGCCCTCTCCTCACGAGTTGCTGGTGCACCGGCCCGCCTCGGCCCTGCTGCGTCCGATAGCCGACGCGGTGACCGCCGCGCCGGGCGACCGGAGGACCCTCGCCGACCGGGCGGCGGAACTCGGCGTGAGCACGCGCACGATCAGCCGGGCGTTCGTCGCGGAGACCGGCACCAGCTTCGTACGCCGGGTCGCCTCGGTCTGCGCCCAGCACGCGATCGCCCTCCTGACACGGGGCCGGGAAGTGGAAGCGGTCGCCCTCGGGGTGAGGTACGGGTACGGGTCGGCGAGTGCCTTCGGTGCGGCCTTCCGGCGGACGACGGGACTCAACGCGGGAGCCCTCCGCGCTTCCTGAACCGCACCCCGAATGTCCTCCGCGCCCGCATCGCTGCGGCATCCGTCTTCCGATCGCTGTGTCAGGTCTCCCGAACGATCGATTGCGACCCCCGGGGCCGTTCGCCTACTGTGCTCAACGTAAAGGCAAGGCTTACCTAAATCTTTGCTTCTGGTGCGGTGCACACATTCCACGACGGCATCCCGTGCTCCGGGCGTGGGTGGACCGGCGTCTTCCCCATACGGAACCGTGGAGTTCGACCATGCGCTCAGCCCGCCTGCGACTGCTCGTCGCGGCCGCCGTGTCCTCCTGCGTGCCGGCGGCACGGAGCGGGATGTGACCTCCGGACTCTCCGCCGTCCTGCCCGACCTCTCTCCCTGGCGGTCCTCCCGCGACTTCCGGCTCCTGTGGGTGCAGGGGCTGGTCACGACCTTCGGCAGCTTCATGGCCCTGGTCGCCCTGCCGCTGCAGATCAAGGAGCTGACCGGATCACCCCTCGCCGTGGGCGCCATGGGCGCGGTCGAACTGGTGCCCCTGGTGGTCTTCGGGCTGTACGGCGGCGCACTCGCCGACGCCGCGGACCGGCGCAGGGTCATCCTGCTCACCGAGGCCGGACTGGGCGTGCTCGCGCTCGTCCTCCTGGTCAACGCGACGCTGCCGGAACCGATGCTGTGGCCGCTGTACGTGGTCGCGGCCGGGGTGGCGGCCCTGGTGGGGCTCCAACGGCCCGCGCTGGACTCGCTGATGGCCCGGATCGTGCCGCACGACCAGCTCCCGGCGGCGGCCGCCCTGAACGCGCTGCGCTGGCAGATCGGCGCCATCGCCGGACCTGCCCTGGCCGGCCTGGTCGTGACGTACGCGGGCAACGCTCCGGCCTACGCGACGACGGCGGCCGGCTTCGCCGTCTCGATCCTGCTGTGCCTGCGGCTCGCGCCCATGCCGGCGGCCGAGAACGCAGGGAAGCCGTCGCTGCGGGGCATCGCCGAGGGAGCACGGTACGCCTGGTCACGGCCGGTACTCCTTGGCACGTACGCGGTGGACATGGCGGCGATGTTCTTCGCCTTCCCGAACACGATCTTCCCGTTCCTCGCCGACGAACTGGACGCCGACTGGTCGCTGGGGCTGATGTACGCGGCGGGTTCCGTCGGCTCGGTGGCGGTGAGTCTGACCAGCGGCTGGGTCTCCCGGGTACGGCGGCACGGACTCCTGGTGGTGTGCGGCGCGACCGGCTGGGGCCTGGCCATCGCGGCGGCAGGCTGGTTGCCGGACCTCTGGCTGGTGCTGGTCTGTCTGGCACTGGCCGGGGCCGGCGACATGCTGAGCGGGCTGGGCCGCTCGACCATCTGGAACCAGACCATCCCCGATGAACTGCGCGGCCGGCTCGCGGGCATCGAGGTGCTGTCGTACAGCGTCGGCCCGCAGCTCGGACAGGTCAGGGCGGGCGCGATGGCCGGCTGGACCGGCACCCGTCCCGCCTTCTGGACCGGAGGCCTTGCCTGCGTGGCCTCGGTGGGCCTGCTGGCGGTCGCGCTGCCGAGACTGCTCACCTACGACGCGATGACGGACGAGGACGCCCTCCGCCGCCGCGCCGCCCACACCGCCGCGCCCGGCGGACCGGACCCGGCCGGAGCGGCCGGGAAGCCGGACCTGTGACGGCCGTGCCGGGCGGTCGCGAGGACTGCCCGGCACGACGGGGAGGATCACGTCAGGGGAGTGATCCGGATGTCGCGGAACCTCACCTTGTTCCCGTGGTCCTGCAGCCGGACCGCTTCCGCGGCAGGAGTCTCGGACCGGCCCGAGGCGGTCGGTCCGTCGAGGACGATGTCGTCGTGGGCCTTCTGCCCGTTTCGCACCACCGTGATCCGGGCGTCGGCGGTCTTGCGGCTGCTGTCGTCGAAGCGGGCCGCGCGGAAGTCGATGTCGTAGGTCTGCCATGTCTCGGGCGCCGTCGCCGCATTGGTGTCGGGCGCCCGCTTCAGATGGAAGGCCCCTGCCTCGTCGGTGTCGAGCGTGGTGTCACCGTAGGAGTCGAGGATCTGCAGCTCGTAGCGGTCCTGGAGGAAGACGCCGCTGTTCCCGCGGTCCTGTCCGGTGACCTCGGGGGGAAGCAGCGGGACCCGGAACTTCCCATGCAGTCTGAAGTCCTGGTGGGCGTCCTTGGTGCGGATGTCGCCGCAGCACACCTCCATCGACTTCTCGTCGCTCAGCGGCCATCGCAGGCTCCTGCCGTCTGTGTGCTGCCACTGCGCCTGCGAGGCGGCCGTACCGTCGAAGAGCGGGACCTGGGCTCCGTGCGGATGGACACTGAGCATGTCGAGATTGACATGACCGGTGTCGCCCGGGCCGAACCGGTAGGAGACCGTGTTGTTCCCGGCGCGCAGCGTCAGCCGCTCGGTCCGCGTCGACCAGGAGTCCCAGTCGCCGGTGGGCGGGAGCTGCGTCTTCCGCAGCTTCTTCCCGTTGACGTACAGGGACAGGGACAGGGACTTGGTGCCCCTGAACGGGTCCGGCCCGTTGGAGTAGCGCAGCCCCACGTCGTAGGCGCCCGACTTCGGGACCGTCACGTCGAACGTCGTGCCGGCCCTGCCCTCGATGGCGTACCGGTCCACGAAGCCGCTGCCGGAGTAGCCGGTGTGGTCGGTATGACGCCGGCCGTGCCTGTCAGGCGTGCCTCCTCGGCCTCGTACCGGGTCACGGGAGCCGGCTGCTTGCCGGGGATCCGGTCGAGGGTGTACCAGGCCTCGGTGTTCCACAACTGCATGTCCGCGGGAGCGGCGGCGGCCGGCGGCGCGAAGCACAGCCCGGAGGCCAGGGTCGAGATGCTCTTCACCCTCGTGGCACACGCACGCTGCTCGCCTGCCGGGTCCGCTGCGCCCCAGCACGCTCGTCTTCTGGGACAACCGCTGCGTACAGCACCACGCCATCTACGACTACTACCCGCACACCCGCTACGGTCGCCGGGTCGCGATCAACGGCGGCCCGCTGAAGAGCTGACCGGCTGCTGAGACCGCACACCCGGTCTTCGGGCCGGGTGCTCCACGCTGCCACGGCTCACCCGGCCGTCCTTCACACCCTCCGCTCCAGGAAGGCCGACAGGCCCGACAGGAGCCGGTCGACGTCCTCGTTGCCGGTGTAGGGGGCCAGCCCGATACGGAGTCCACCGGTGTCTTCGAGGCCGAGGCGGCGGGACGCCTCCAGTGCGTAGAAACTGCCGGAGGGTGCGTGGACGCCGCGGCCGGCCAGGAAGCGGTAGGCGTCCACGGTGCGGTGGCCGTCGAGGGTGACGAGCAGGGTCGGGGTACGCCGGGCCGCGCGGGACCGGACGGTGACCTGCTCGATGGCCGCCAGTCCTTTCTCGAGCCGGTGGCGCATCGTACCCTCGTGTTCCTCGATCGCCTCGAACGCCGAGCCGAGCCGTTCGCGGCGGCTGTCGGCCTTGTGCACGGCCAGTCCGGCCAGGAAGTCGACCGCCGCACGGGTGCCCGCGAGGAACTCGTAGGGCAGCGTGCCGAGCTCGAAGCGCTCGGGAACCACGTCCGTGGAGGGCAGCAGCTTGTCGGGGCGCAGCGTTTCGAGGAGTTCGGGCCGGGCGGCCAGGACGCCGTGGTGGGGGCCGAGGAACTTGTACGGGGAGCAGACGAAGAAGTCCGCGCCGAGTGCCTCGACGTCGACGAAGGCGTGGGCGGCGTAGTGCACTCCGTCGACGTACAGCAGGGCGCCCGCCTCATGCACGATCCGCGCGATCTCTCCGATCGGGGGGATCGTGCCGAGGAGGTTCGAGGCCCCGGTGACCGCCACCAGCCGGGTGCGTTCACTGAGCACGGCCCGGATGTCGTCGTCGGTCAGTTCACCGGTGGCCGGATCGAAGTCAGCCCAGCGGACGGTGCAGCCGGCCCGCTCGGCCGCCTGTATCCAGGGCCGGATGTTGGCGTCGTGGTCCAGCCGAGTGACGACCACCTCGTCGCCCGGTGACCAGGTTCCGGCGAGGGTGCGGGAGAAATCGTAGGTGAGCTGGGTGGCGCTGCGGCCGAAGACGATGCCCGCCGGGTCGACGCCCAGGAGATCGGCCATGGCGCGGCGGGTTTCGACGACGACGGTCTCGGCGTTGCGCTCGCCGGGCAGACCGTCACCCCGGATCGAGAGGGGCTGGGCCAGCGCGGCGCTGATCGCCTCGATGACGGGCAGCGGCATCTGGGTGCCGCCGGGGCCATCGAAGTGGGCGGTGCCGGTGGCGAGCGCGGGAACCTGTGCGCGCAGGGCGGTGAGATCGTACGTCATGTGGGGGCTTCCTGTCGGTGCGGCCTGGGGGCGCGGTGTACCGGTCAGAGGTGCGAGCCGCGGGTCAGCGGTTCCTGCGGCGGGTCGGAGAGCTGCTCGCGCAGATAGTTCCAGATGACGGCGATCAGCGCGGCGACCGGTACGGCGAGCAGGCTGCCGACGATGCCGACCAGACTCCCGCCCAGCGTCACCGCCAGCAGGACGACCGCCGCGTGCAGTCCGAGACCGCGGCTCTGGATCATGGGCTGGAACACGTTGCCCTCGAGCTGCTGCACCCCGACGATGATGGCCAGCACGATCAGCGCGTCCATCAGGCCGTTGGACACGAGCGCGATCAGCACCGCCACCAGACCGGCGAACAGGGCACCGACGATGGGCACGAAAGCCGACACGAAGGTCAGCACCGCCAGCGGGAGTACCAGCGGTACGCCCAGGATCCACAGGCCCAGGCCGATGAGCACGGCGTCGATCAGGCCGACGAGCGCCTGGGACCGGACGAACGATCCCAGGGTGGTCCAGCACCGCGCGGCCACGACCGGGACGTCGGTGGCGAGCCGGCCGGGGAGCTGCCGGCCGAGCCACGGCAGGAAGCGCGGGCCGTCCTTGAGGAAGAAGAACATCAGGAAGAGCCCCAGCACGGCGGTGACCACACCGTTGAAGACGGTGCTCACTCCTGTGGCGACCGTGGAGACGATGGTTCCGGCGCTGTCCTGGACCCGGGCGGTCGCGGTGTCGAAGGCACCGGCGATCCGCTCCTCCCCGATGTTCAGCGGGGGCCCGGCGGCCCACTCGCGCAGCCGCTGGATGCCTTCCACCACTCCGTCGGTCAGCTCTTCGGACTGCGACGTCACGGGCACCGCGATCAGCGCGACGGTGCCCGTGGCCACCAGCAGGAACAACACGGTGACCAGTGACGCGGCAAGCGCCGGAGCGAGGCCGCGTCGACGTAGGAAGCGGGTCGGGGGCCAGGTGAGCGTGGTGAGGAGGAGACCGACTATCAGGGGCCAGACGATCGGCCACATCCGGCCCAGAACCCACAGAACCACCGCGACGGCCACCAGGACCAGCAGCAGCTCACCGGAAATGCGCGCGGACGTGCGCAGCGCGGCGCGGGTTTTCCCCGCATTCAGCGTGGCAGACATGGAGGAACCTTATGGGGCCCGCCGGTTACGGCGATCACGGACCTCTCCGCCTCGCGTCTGTCACCGGTGGTGGCGGTGCGAGGCCCGCACGCCGCCACCGGCACGGTGTCCACCGCAAAGGAGCGATCAGCTGAAGGGGGCCAGGGTGATGTGGGCCCGGCGCGGGTCGCCGTCGTGGACGAGCGACTCGTGGTTGCCCACGTCGTCGAAGGCGAAGGCATAGGCCTTCCCGTCGGCCATCTGCGCGTGGATGGCGCGGGCGTAGTGGTTGGTGACGGCGTCCTGGTAGAAGCCTGCCGCG comes from the Streptomyces sp. KMM 9044 genome and includes:
- a CDS encoding MFS transporter, with amino-acid sequence MTSGLSAVLPDLSPWRSSRDFRLLWVQGLVTTFGSFMALVALPLQIKELTGSPLAVGAMGAVELVPLVVFGLYGGALADAADRRRVILLTEAGLGVLALVLLVNATLPEPMLWPLYVVAAGVAALVGLQRPALDSLMARIVPHDQLPAAAALNALRWQIGAIAGPALAGLVVTYAGNAPAYATTAAGFAVSILLCLRLAPMPAAENAGKPSLRGIAEGARYAWSRPVLLGTYAVDMAAMFFAFPNTIFPFLADELDADWSLGLMYAAGSVGSVAVSLTSGWVSRVRRHGLLVVCGATGWGLAIAAAGWLPDLWLVLVCLALAGAGDMLSGLGRSTIWNQTIPDELRGRLAGIEVLSYSVGPQLGQVRAGAMAGWTGTRPAFWTGGLACVASVGLLAVALPRLLTYDAMTDEDALRRRAAHTAAPGGPDPAGAAGKPDL
- a CDS encoding TetR/AcrR family transcriptional regulator, coding for MHETDGSGRNTVRAGRPKRTDARRNEKTLLDAAATVFVTSGVDAPVRDIAAEAGVGVGTIYRHFPARADLIIAVYRHQVEACAEAGPTLLESSATPYAALREWISLFVDFLVTKHGLAGVLQSDNTGFETLHSYFLDRLVPVCAELLAAAAASGEIRTDVEAYALMRGVGNLCIGADSDPRYDARRLVGLLLTGLRQPR
- a CDS encoding AraC family transcriptional regulator, which gives rise to MPFRMKAYDEVVERDTDWRKHSHPFHELLWNGSGASATVVGSRVWTITPSLGLWMPAGTLHSGSATADTWFRATFFGFHTTPSLSDTPMVVEITPLLRLLPERLGESGLSVMSREVTEAMVLDVLRPSPHELLVHRPASALLRPIADAVTAAPGDRRTLADRAAELGVSTRTISRAFVAETGTSFVRRVASVCAQHAIALLTRGREVEAVALGVRYGYGSASAFGAAFRRTTGLNAGALRAS
- a CDS encoding AI-2E family transporter, with protein sequence MSATLNAGKTRAALRTSARISGELLLVLVAVAVVLWVLGRMWPIVWPLIVGLLLTTLTWPPTRFLRRRGLAPALAASLVTVLFLLVATGTVALIAVPVTSQSEELTDGVVEGIQRLREWAAGPPLNIGEERIAGAFDTATARVQDSAGTIVSTVATGVSTVFNGVVTAVLGLFLMFFFLKDGPRFLPWLGRQLPGRLATDVPVVAARCWTTLGSFVRSQALVGLIDAVLIGLGLWILGVPLVLPLAVLTFVSAFVPIVGALFAGLVAVLIALVSNGLMDALIVLAIIVGVQQLEGNVFQPMIQSRGLGLHAAVVLLAVTLGGSLVGIVGSLLAVPVAALIAVIWNYLREQLSDPPQEPLTRGSHL
- a CDS encoding cysteine desulfurase-like protein — its product is MTYDLTALRAQVPALATGTAHFDGPGGTQMPLPVIEAISAALAQPLSIRGDGLPGERNAETVVVETRRAMADLLGVDPAGIVFGRSATQLTYDFSRTLAGTWSPGDEVVVTRLDHDANIRPWIQAAERAGCTVRWADFDPATGELTDDDIRAVLSERTRLVAVTGASNLLGTIPPIGEIARIVHEAGALLYVDGVHYAAHAFVDVEALGADFFVCSPYKFLGPHHGVLAARPELLETLRPDKLLPSTDVVPERFELGTLPYEFLAGTRAAVDFLAGLAVHKADSRRERLGSAFEAIEEHEGTMRHRLEKGLAAIEQVTVRSRAARRTPTLLVTLDGHRTVDAYRFLAGRGVHAPSGSFYALEASRRLGLEDTGGLRIGLAPYTGNEDVDRLLSGLSAFLERRV